tccaagATGCCTCCTGGAGACTCGCAGTCCATGTCCTGTCATGTGACGTCCCTAAAACTTGACTGTTTGTTGAGGACGCCACATGGGCCTGAATTCACAGCCAGCTCTTTGAGAATCCCTCATTCCCTGGCCACTCCCAAGCAGACATGAAACACATGTGGATGAGCCTCCGTATTTGTCCTATGAATCTGCCTGTAGCTGCAGGGTCCATCCCAGCTGGGAACTAGAAAGGGTAGATAGAAAAAGATTTCTCCACCCCTGCGAGAACAAACCCGAGGCAGGGAGTACAGCAGGGACCCCGCCCAcagtccccacccctcccacaGTCCCCACAGACGCCTGCTCAGGCCAGAGACGGAGGGACTTGCCCAGGGAGGACTGGTTGTGAAAGAGAAAAACCACATCCACAGAAAATGttcgttttgctttgtttttttgagacagggtctccctctgtcacccaggcttgagtgcagtagagcgatcctagctcactgcttcaacctcctgtgctcaagcagtcctcctacctctgcctcctgagtagctgggactgcaggcatgtaccaccatgcctggctaattattttttctacagaGATGGTggggtgtctcaccatgttgcccaggctggtcttgaactcctgacctcaagcagtcctcccacctcggcttcccaaagcgctgagattacaggtgtgagccacgtgccTGGCGTCCAGAGTATGTGAATACAGTCACGCTTCATAACAATGTTTCACCCAACACCGGACCACAGAGATGATGTTGGTCCCATAACATtaaaatggagctgaaaaattgcCATCACCTTAATTATGATGTCACCATGTTGTAGCacaattacttgtttttttttttagacggagtttcgctcttgttgcccaggctggagtgcaatggtgcaatctcggttcaccgcaacctctgtctcccaggtccaagcaattctcctgcctcagcctcctgggagcagctgggattacaggcaccggccaccacgcccggctcattttgtatttttagtagagatggagtttctccatgttgaggctggtctcaaactcctgacctcaggtgatccacctgcctcagcctcccaaagtgctgggattacaggcatgagccaccgcgcctggccaattacTTGTTAATATCAGTTTAGGGTAGCCTCAGtgtgcagtgtttataaagtctagaGTAGGGTCCGGTCATTTCCTAGGCCTTTGCaatccctcacccctcacccacGGCTTCGCCAGAGCAACCTCCAGTCCCGCGAGACCCACCCATGATGGGCACCCTACACAGGTGTGGCATTCTTACCTTTTATACCGTATTTTTATGGTCCCTTTTCTAGGATTAGCTTTTGTGTTCAGGCACATAGCACTGTTTCACAACTGCTTCCGGCATTACGTGGATGACGGCTGTGGTTTGTCACCTGGGGTAATGGCAACACCACACAGCCTTGGTGTGGAAGAGGCTGTCCCATCTGGGTGTGAGTGCCCTCCGTGATGCTAGTGCAAAACGAAaccacctaatgacacatttctcaggaCGCATGCCCGTCATTAAGCAACACCCAACTGTATTCCCGACCAACGGCCAGCCTGTACCCGGGTCTGCAGCCGAAACGCACGCTGCCTCGGGTCCCAAACCCAGCTGAGAACGTGCCGATTAAAGAGGTTCCAGGCGGGGCCCCAGGCCCTCACCCTCTCCACCCACTGCAGAAGCAAACCACCTCCCCTGCAGGCCTCAAATAATTCCTGCAGATAAAGACCTAACGAACATGAGCTCATGCCAACAACACGCACACAAGAAGACAAACCACCACGGGCAAGGTCAGAATCAGACCCACAAACACCTCAGACGCCGTCATTTCCAGACACAGAACACAAAGGTGTCATATGTAAAGAAATAAgggacaaaaatataaaaccacaaaatctGCCCAAGCAGTTTTTAAATATCCACGCCAATCTTCTGAAGGTGAAACGCATCATGGCTGGCCTGTGGACCTGGACAGACAGGTCTGACAGCCGATCACACACAGCAGAGGACGCCAAGCCGGAGACACTGCAAATAGCATCCAAATTCGAGAGGCGGGAGGCGGGACCCCGACAGCGGCACACAAGAAACAAGGGGGCTTGGACTGAGTtccaggaagagaagagagggaggggagaaacgGTGTTTGAAGAGGCTCTGGTGGCTGAGGAATTTCTAAAGCCAGCAAGACCCCAAAGCCCCACAAGTGCCAGGCAGGTAAAAAACACTCACCCGGCCCAACCAGAGTGAAACTGCAGAACCCCAAAGATGGCGGACGGAAGGagctgaaagcagcaagaaggaaaaagccggccgggcgcggcggctcacgcctgcaatcccagcacttcgggagacctagacgggtggatcacgaggtcaggagctggagaccagcctggccaatatggcgaaacccgtctctactaaaaatacaaaaattagccgggcgtgatggtgcacacctgtagtcccagctgctcaggaggctgaggcaggagaatcgcctgaacccgggaggcggaggttgcagtgagccgaagtcgcaccactgcactccagcctgggggacagcgggactccatctcaaagaaaaagaaagaaagaaagaaaaagcggATCCCCTCCATTCCCCCGAAGGGAACTGCCCTGCACTGAGGCTGTCTCGGCAACAGCAGACATCGAAGAGAGGACAGAAGCTCCCCTCTGCCACTGGGAAGCGACTGTCAACCCAGAACCATTGAAATCCACTGAGGAAACGACATTTTTATCAACTAAATCATTTCCAGACAAATAAACCTGTGCTGCTCCGTCACCTATCTTTCCAAGCCAGGGgaaattctggaggctgagattcAAGCAGAGGCTGTACGCAGACTGGCTACGCAGAATCAGTGCGCAGACTGGCTACACAGAATCAGGACAGCAACATGGTGACAGGGTGATGCGTGGCTGAACAAGGCAGGACCAGAATACAGCCCCAAACAGCAGGCAGGTGCCCCTCAGTGTCCCTGGGGGCCTGGATACAGGACCCCTCGGATATGAAAATCCTCAGATGCTCAACTCTCTGACAGGAAATGGCGTGGGATTTGCATATGAACTACACACATCCTCCCGTATCCTTTTTTTtgcttgagacggagttttgctcttttgcccaggctggagtgcagtggcacaacctcggctcactgcgacctctgcctcccaagttcaagcgattgtcctgcctcagcctcccaagcagctgggattacaggcacgtgccaccaaacctggctaatttttgtatttttagtagagatgtggtttcaccatgttggccaggctggtctcgaactcctgacctccggtgatccacccactttggcctcccatactgctgggattacaaacgtaagccaccgtgcccggcccctcccgcatactttaaatcacctctagattacttacgTTGCCTGGTACGATGGAAATGCTGTGTCTGTCACTGTTACACTgcatcatctttattttttattgttgcatttttttttactgttgtattgttatttttatggttGAATCTGATGTGAAGCCCGCAAATACAGGGGCTAACCATAGACCGGGGGGAAAACGACAGCCAAAGTGACAGGGCCCTGAAGTCCTCACGCTGCGCAGCCATCAGGGCCCCTAGAGAGGCAGAACCAGCAGGATGTGTGTGTACAGAGAGAGcgagcaagagagtgagattaCACATATTTAGAGGAAGATACAGAGAAAGACGGAGCGACGCAGAGACACAGGTAGATGACAGACACTGATTTTAATGAACTGACTCATGGGACTGAGGGAGCTAAGTCTAAAATCTGAAGTCCAGGTCAGCAGGCTGGAGATCCCAGCAGGAGCTGGTGCTGCAGCTCGAGTCTCCATCTGGGTCAGAATCCCCTCTTCCTTTGCGCTTGTGGCCTTCGACTGACTGGGTGAGGCCCACTCACACTGTGGTGGGAGATCTCCTGTACCCAAcatctactgatttaaatgttaatcacacataaaaaataccttcacagaaacatccagactGGAGTTGGACCAAATGAGGGTACCAGGGCCCAGCCAAGCGGACACAGAGAATTCACCATCACACGTTGTTTGGGAGGAAGGTAGTGACTCTGATTAACCTCAAACCCAGAGGGCTAGAAACGCCCGCTATGCTGCTAAGGCGACCACCAACAGTTAGTAAATGGCAAAAAGCTAAATGACAAAGAACATAAACCACAAGAAGAGCaaaaaccagaggaaaaaaacagacaagaagTGAGAGACCAAGAGCAGGGTGAAGTAAACAAACCCAAACAACGCGCCGCAGGACCTGCTCAGCAGCCAAATGCTCTCATTCGAGACGGCAAACAAGTATGTGAAAAACCTGTCCGGGGGCGTCCACAAGAAACACGTCTAAATCATTACGGATAGAAAAGCTGAAAGTAACAGGAGGAAAAACAACATGTGAGGCAAAcactaaataaaagaaagttagCATCACCGTGTAATAAACAAAGCAGACACCAAGGCAACGCGCAATGCTGGAGACAAAGCGTGAGTTCAGCGCGATAAGAGATTCAGTTTCCCAGAACGAAGAGGCGAACCTCATGTCCTGTGCCCCTAAGACCACGACTCCAGAACTGGCAAAGCTACAGGAGGAATAGATGAGTCTGTTGTCAGTGGATTCTAACACCTCCCTCAGGGAGTGGCAGGTCAGCAGGATGCAGAATGAGCACACGACGTACACGTTTTATCTGATGGATCTGTACAAACACTGATTCCACCAACTGCAGAGAGCACAGTGTTTTCAAGCACTCCACGGTTACGAAAGCTGATCACAAGCTGGCCACGGATCAAGTTTCCAAAATCTGATCTGATAAGGGCCAAGTTTCCTGGGTATAATgcagtaaaaaagaaatcaataattttaaaaataactagaaaactaCCACgtttggaaattaagaaatacaCTTCTGCATAACTcgtgggtcaaagaagaaatgataacGCAAGCAGCAAATGATGCCAGGCACAGTACCTCACGCTTGTAATCTTtggctttgagaggccaaggagggagccttgcttgaggcccggagttcaagaccagcctggccacacaaCTGGCTCTACATGACTCTGGATCTACAAATGTGTGTAGTGTAGAtcagatctcactgtgttgcccaggctgatctagaactactggactccagtgatcctcccacctcggcttaccggagtattgagattacaggtgtgagccaccaaaccaggcctacaaaaaaatttttttttagttagccaGGGCTGCTGGCGTGTGTGAGGTGGCGGGCCTGCTTGATCCCAGAAGGTTGAGTCTGTGGtaaggcactgcactccagcctgggtgacagcgagaccctgtcccctcaaaaaaaaaaaaaaaaaagggtgtgggGGGCATCCCATAAATGCtagatacaaagaaaacaaaagaatatttgaacaactttatgccaatatggaaaaaaaaaaaccagaaaaaccaatctagaagaaaggaaaactagaaagTCCCATAGCTATTGAAGAAATTgagctataattttaaaatactccccccaaaaaaacctcCAGGCCCAAACAGCTCCACTGGCAAGTTCTGCATAATATTCATGTTATGATTTTGATACCAAAATCCAGCATAGACAGAAGAAAGGAACAGTGTGGAACAGAATCACCCACCAAGACCCCTGTCAAAATCCCACACCAAACATAAACTCATCTAGCAAGATACAAAAAGGATGACAGCCACCTTGGGCCTACCCCAGAAACACAGACTCATCTGCCTCCAGAGGGATCAGTAGACAAGCACCTGGTCACCATGGTAGACgcaggaaaagcatttaaaaaattcaacattcattcttgcttttttttttttttctgagatggagtttcactcttgttgcccaggctggagtgcagtggtgcgatctctgctcactgcaacctccgcctcctgggttcaagtgattctcctgcctcagcctcccgagtagctgggattacaggtgcccaccaccatgcccagctatttttagtagagatggagtttcaccatgttggccaggctggcctcaaactcctgaccttaggtgatccaccagcctcagcctcctaaagtgctgggattacaggcataagctgccacgcctggcctaaactacatttaatatgttgaataaagaaaagaaaagatggtggAAGTAATCAAAAAGATAAACAGTATCAGAAGAGaatcaggcgtgagccactgtgcccggacttttttttttttgagatggagtctcgctctgttacccaggctggagggcagtggcacgatctcggctcactgcaacctctgcctcctgggttcaagcgattctcttgcctcagcctcccaagtagctgggattacaggtgcctgccaccacgcccagttaattttttttgtttttagtagaggcggggtttcaccatttggccaggctggtctcgaactcctgacctcaggtgatccacccggctcagcctcccaaagagctgggattataggcgtgagccactgcgcccagcccattctTGCATTCACAAAGTAACAGCGGGCTCATTCAATTTCTGACCAAGGTGATCTGCTTTATCTGTGGCCAAGAGAGGCTGAAGTTACCTGCAGAGGAGGAAACCTCCTGGCTCGAAGTCATATTTTGAATTACTGGGGCTCCCATACCTCTCTTCTCTGGATGACACACCCATCAAGCCCTTACCCCCTTACCATTCAGGAGTCCTGCCTTCCTATCACAGAAGATTACCATCCAGTCTATGTCAAATCCTCCAGACGTACCCGTCCCGCAGGTGGggcaactttgggcaagttacttaaattctctGAACCTGTTCACACGTGTGTAAAAGGGAAGCAACACCACCAGTCCTAAAAGCTGCTGTGCAGAGAAGTTTCTCCACATCAAGTGCTCAGAATGATGCCTGGGACGGCACAGGCCCTTCATACATAATACGTATTACTATCGTCACGCACAAAACCCTAGACCCTCCTGTAACCACAGGGGTGGCATCTGAATCCCATTTACTGGCAGGTAGATGGAGGCTTCAGGTCAGAGGCCCCAGTGCCACCAGGCCAGGGAAGAAGCCACACTGAGCACCTGTCAGCCCCCAAAGCCACACTCcacacccccaccctgcccccacacGCTCcacacccccagccctgcccccccACGCTCcacacccccagccctgccccctcaCGCTCCAcccccccagccctgcccccacacGCTCTacacccccagccctgcccccaccccacccccacccctgccctatAAGCTGGCCTTTTAGACGCCTCGCTCCAAGGCTCCCAAGAACTGACAGGAAAACGGCCGGGCATGcttgctcactcctgtaatcccagcactttgggaggctgaggagggtggatcaccggaggtcaggagtttgagaccagcctggccaatatggcaaaaccctgtttctactaaaaatacaacaattagccaggcctggtggtggacccctgtagtcccagctacttgggaggctggggcaggagaactgcttgaacccgggaggtggaagttgcagtgagccaagattgcaccactgcactccagtcagggtgacaagagcgaaactctatctcaaaaacataaaagaactgataagattgaaacattttcttcctaTGAATTAACAGTTTGCATGTTAAAGCATGATTTTTCTGCAAAAAAAGAAGATCATCTGAACGTGGTTTTGAAATCCTCCCATCTGAAGGGGTGGCAGCAGCTGGGGGCTGCAAATCAAGCACAGCAAAGGCCTCGGGGCCGGGCCCTGTGAGAGCAGCCCTGAGACCCGCGTCCTGGACTCAGGTTAAGGCTGACGCCCTCCAACCGTGCATCCCAGTGAAGATCCCAGAATGTTCTGGCAAGCTCAGCCACGTGCTCTGTCATCAAAAGTGCACAATGGCAGTCTTTTCCAAAATACTCAAAATGAGTGTGACAATGATTAGGATTTTCCCTTCCCTGTTAGACACTGTGGTCCTGCCAGTGTCTACCGGAGATATGCTAAGCCAGAGACCATGGTCAATCTGCCCTGCCTTGCAGCCTGGCGGGGCGACGGTGACCATGGCGCCCACCACCCAGCACACGTAGGACCGTGGCCCTGGGGCACCGCTCACCCAGGTGGCCGTAGCCCACCACGTGCTTGGCATGTGGGCCAAGGCGGGCGCGCACGTCAGTCACGATGTCGTAGAGTCGCTCCACGGGGAGGGAGAGGTCGTACTTGTACACGTAGCCGTCTCGGCTCAGCGCCTCTGCGATCCTTTCCCTCAGGGCCCACAGCATCTAGAGGATGAGACAAGACGAGACAAGGACTGGCTATGGGAACAGCACCCGGGGACGGGGGGCACACCACATGGGGTTAGGGCAGTGGCAAGTTCTGTATCTTCACCAGGTGTGGCTCCGACCCTGGAATCGACTCAGGACAGTGAATGCCCCAGACCAGGTGTGGCTCCAACCCTGGACGGCGAATGCCCCAGACCAGGTGTGGCTCTGATCCCAGACAGCAAATGCCCCAGACCAGGTGTGGCTCCGACTCCGGATGGTGAATGCCCCAGACCAGGTGTGGCGCTGACCCTGGATGGCGAATGCCCCAGACCAGGTGTGGCTCCGACCCCGGAATCGATCCGGGACAGTGAATGTTCCAGGCTCCACGACAGCACCGAGTACCCTGGGACTCCGGCAATCAGGCGGCCGGGACACCTCATAGGAGGTGGGCAGTGATGATAGAAGGGGGAGGCGCACACCCTGCAGCCTCAGGTCATGTCACGGCACAGAGTGGCAAGGGCCAGGGAAGGCCTTGGGGACAAGGATGGGCCCTGGACACTCCCTGAACCACAGAAGGGCAGGGTAGGAAAGGGGGCACAAAGAGCCACCCAGGCAGACGGGAAGACAGCAGGGCCCAGGCAGCTCAAGGGGCATGtcggggcaggagggagggacaTGGCGGGCGGGCCATGGGGAGGGAAGGACATGGTGGGCGGATCGTGGGGGAGGGAAGGACATGGTGGGCGGATCGTGGGGGAGGGAAGGACATAGTGGGCGGGTCATGGGGGAGGAGGGACACGGTGGTCAGGCCAAGAGAGAGGAAGGATTCTGAAGAGGAACAGACGGTGCTGGCGGCTGAAGCGGAACCTGGGGCCAAATCCTGGGGCTCAGATCAACTGGCCTGTGGTTTGCTGGGCTTTCACTTGCTCCAGCTTTCATTGTGGAGATCTGCACCACAAGAAGACAGAGCCATCCTCCCTGGGCTGCAGGACCACCTCTCCCCTGCAGGGTCCCACCCAGGGCTCAAGCCCAGCACCTGCCCCTCCAGAGACCCCAACATTTCAGGAAATTTTAAGAGAAagacttggctgggcgcagtggctcacacctgtaatcccagagctttgggaggctgaggcaggaggatgacttgagcccaggagtttgagaccagcctgagccacatagggagaccccgtctctttatttatttatttacttcttttgagacggagtctcgctgtgtctcccaggctggagtgcagtggcgtgatctcggctcactgcaagctccgcctcccgggttcacgccattctcccgcctcagcctcccaagtagctgagactacaggcgcccgccaccacgcccggctagttttttgtatttttagtagagacggggtttcaccacgttagccaggatagtctcgatctcctgacctcgtgatccacccgcctcggcctcccaaagtgctgggattacaggtttgagccaccgcgcccggcctgaccccgtctcttaaaaacaataaaaatcggccaggcctggtggctcacgcctgtaatcccagcactttgggaggccgaggcgggcagatcacgaggtcaggatatcgagaccatcctggttaacacggtgaaaccccatctctactaaaattacaaaaaattagccagctgtggtggcgggcgtctgtggtcccagctactccagaggctttggcgggagaatgtcatgaacctgggaggcggagcttgcagtgagctgagattgcgccactgcactctagcctgagcgacagagcgagactctgtcttaaaaaaaataaataaaaataaaaagcaaataaataaaaatcagctggtttggtggtgggcacctgtagaatcagctactcaggagggaggatcgcttgagcccaggaggtcgaggctgcagtgagctgcaactgtgtcactgcactccagcctgggtgagagtgagactctgtctcaaaaaaagaaaaaagactctgTTTTTTTGACATAACCACAATGCCACActcacacttaaaaaaataacaactcCTCACCACCACTGGGAATCTAGCCAGTGTCCAAAATTCCCCCATTTCCCCACCaccaattttttattgttttgaagtctcaccatgttgcccaggctggtctcaaactcctgggctcaagcgatcctcctgcctctgtgggagcaagccccccaaaaactggccataaacaaaatctctgcagcaatGTAACACGTCCATAAAGGCCATAAGGCctaagctggaaggttgtgggtttacaggaatgagggcaagaacacctggcccgcccagggtggaaaaccacttgaaggcattcttaagccacaaacaaaagCCTGAGCGATCTGTGTCTTAAGGGCGTGTTCCTGCTGCAattaattcggccca
This genomic window from Theropithecus gelada isolate Dixy unplaced genomic scaffold, Tgel_1.0 HiC_scaffold_157, whole genome shotgun sequence contains:
- the LOC112616983 gene encoding D-2-hydroxyglutarate dehydrogenase, mitochondrial-like: MRCPGRLIAGVPGYSVLSWSLEHSLSRIDSGMLWALRERIAEALSRDGYVYKYDLSLPVERLYDIVTDVRARLGPHAKHVVGYGHL